One genomic region from Phragmites australis chromosome 1, lpPhrAust1.1, whole genome shotgun sequence encodes:
- the LOC133913420 gene encoding uncharacterized protein LOC133913420, whose translation MDFELRQAREKLEREQRERVLRAKAKADRERRAKAEAARRRDALEVSHRERRLDAARAQEEADQKMEEVMQLAKGVSFSHMFEALRYVGPGDKIKLPPSSFKELSDEGALDKGPMYFKLSKVRDRVPGATQEQDAEEATCCGVLEFTAKEGSAELPPHVWNNLFRSDSPDVPLIEVRYVSLPKGTYAKLKPEGAGFSDLPNHRAVLETALRNHATLSENDVVVVNYGQLQYKLKVLELKPASSVSVLETDVEVDIEGSDSVLDNEENQHVLVPLAIGKVESSIVEEGKFRYYKFSVDEHISEKVASGHANVEVNINTDVSGGDTDIYVSRHPLVFPTQHRHEWSSHEMGSKVLILKPQDTSLVSGAYSVGVYGFKGASKYQLSVAIKDVNSQRIGEHASASSSVDVDSVLCKNCKRHISSRTLPLHEAYCMRHNVACMHDGCGVVLRKEAAADHVHCNKCGRAFQQREMEKHMKVFHEPLQCPCGVVLEKEDMVQHQSSACPLRLIVCRFCGDTVHAGGEAVDVRDRLRNMCQHESICGSRTAPCDSCGRSVMLKEMDIHVIAVHQKS comes from the exons ATGGATTTCGAGCTGCGGCAGGCGCGGGAGAAGCTGGAGCGGGAGCAGCGGGAGCGGGTCCTGCGTGCCAAGGCCAAGGCCGACCGCGAGCGCCGGGCCAAGGCCGAGGCCGCGCGCCGCCGCGACGCGCTGGAGGTGTCCCACCGCGAGCGACGGCTCGACGCCGCGCGCGCCCAGGAAGAG GCTGACCAGAAAATGGAAGAGGTGATGCAACTGGCGAAGGGGGTTTCATTCTCACACATGTTTGAGGCACTGCGATACGTTGGTCCTGGGGATAAGATCAAGCTACCACCGTCTTCATTTAAGGAGTTGTCTGATGAAGGAGCTCTGGATAAAGGTCCCATGTACTTCAAGCTGTCAAAGGTTAGGGACAGAGTCCCGGGTGCCACTCAGGAACAAGATGCCGAGGAGGCAACCTGTTGCggtgttcttgaattcactgCAAAGGAAGGCTCTGCAGAACTCCCGCCGCATGTTTGGAACAATCTGTTCCGGAGTGATAGCCCAGACGTCCCTCTGATTGAAGTCAGGTATGTCAGTTTGCCCAAAGGAACATATGCAAAGTTGAAGCCAGAAGGGGCTGGGTTCTCAGATCTCCCTAATCATAGAGCTGTCCTTGAAACAGCACTCCGCAATCACGCAACACTATCAGAAAATGATGTTGTTGTGGTGAACTATGGGCAACTGCAGTACAAGTTAAAGGTTCTTGAACTAAAGCCTGCATCAAGTGTTTCTGTCCTGGAGACGGATGTTGAAGTTGACATTGAGGGATCGGATTCAGTTTTGGACAACGAAGAGAATCAACATGTGCTTGTGCCGCTTGCGATTGGAAAGGTCGAATCCAGTATCGTGGAAGAAGGAAAGTTCAGGTACTACAAATTTTCAGTTGACGAACATATCAGTGAGAAAGTAGCATCCGGGCATGCTAATGTTGAGGTTAATATTAATACTGATGTGAGTGGTGGTGACACTGATATCTATGTTTCAAGGCATCCTTTAGTATTCCCAACTCAGCACCGACATGAGTGGTCTTCTCATGAAATGGGATCAAAGGTTCTTATACTCAAACCACAGGATACTAGTTTGGTAAGTGGTGCTTACAGTGTCGGAGTTTATGGTTTCAAAGGGGCTTCTAAGTATCAACTCTCTGTAGCTATTAAGGATGTTAATAGCCAAAGGATTGGTGAGCATGCTAGTGCCTCATCAAGTGTCGATGTTGATTCAGTTCTATGTAAGAACTGTAAGCGCCATATATCTAGCCGAACTCTTCCGCTACATGAGGCATATTGCATGAGACACAATGTTGCCTGCATGCATGATGGGTGTGGAGTTGTTCTTCGAAAGGAAGCAGCAGCAGATCATGTGCACTGCAACAAGTGTGGGCGAGCTTTCCAGCAGAGAGAAATGGAAAAGCATATGAAAGTTTTCCATGAGCCACTGCAGTGCCCCTGTGGGGTGGTCCTAGAAAAGGAAGATATG GTCCAACACCAATCCTCAGCCTGCCCTTTGCGCTTGATTGTGTGTCGGTTCTGCGGTGACACAGTTCATGCTGGTGGAGAAGCAGTTGATGTTCGAGATCGGCTTCGAAACATGTGCCAGCATGAGAGTATCTGCGGATCCAGGACTGCACCGTGCGACTCCTGTGGACGGTCGGTCATGCTTAAGGAGATGGACATCCATGTAATTGCTGTGCATCAGAAGAGCTGA